In Acidisarcina polymorpha, the DNA window GATGGCTTCGCTCGACGAGATGTGCGAGTCGACTGAAGATGAACGTCCTTTTGAAGTCGCGAGCGACGCACCGAATCCTTTCGATCACTACAAAACGCAGGAGGATGGACAGCGCGTCACCGAGGCGCTTCTGACGCTGGATCCGTTGCATCGGGAGGTATTGGTGCTGCGTTTTCATGAAGATTTGGCGCTCGATGAAATTGCCGCCGTTACCCGCGCACCGCTTTCGACGGTAAAGTCTCGGCTCTATCGCGGGCTTGCCGCATTGAAGCCGCGAATCGCCGCGGTCTCCGAAGCGCCGCTCACGGGCGGAAAAGCAGCGACGCTCTCGAGGCACTCCTTACGCGAAAGCAGAAGAGGCGCGGTATGAACCCCGAGCCATCCTCCAAAGAAGGGTCGGAGTTGTTCG includes these proteins:
- a CDS encoding RNA polymerase sigma factor, which produces MPTVSEKAMGAATFTLTEQSKAENAVIAQGLKRQDANLLDELIVRYQHRLLRYLLYLTGNREVAEDLFQETWMRVLLRGAQYNGNARFDTWLFTIARNLLIDLRRKRTMASLDEMCESTEDERPFEVASDAPNPFDHYKTQEDGQRVTEALLTLDPLHREVLVLRFHEDLALDEIAAVTRAPLSTVKSRLYRGLAALKPRIAAVSEAPLTGGKAATLSRHSLRESRRGAV